The Gouania willdenowi chromosome 22, fGouWil2.1, whole genome shotgun sequence nucleotide sequence AAACCCATGGATTTCGAGGCAGTGTCGCCATTAAAATTAAGATGCCAACattaaaattccaaaatttgGAGTTTGTACCGAAAGTCTTGAAGCCAAAAAACCTGATATTAGCAAAGATATTCAATTAGATGGAGTTGATATAACAGTTCCTGGAGAAGTGCTGAAGGTAAATGTTGAAGAGCCGACCAGTGACGCCAAGGTGTTATCAATAGATGCAAAAATAAAAGACTTTGAACATGAACAAAGTAGTAGCAAGTTTAAACTTCCGAGTCTTGGATTTAAAGGGCCTGATGTTGACCTTTCAAAGACAAATATAGATGTGAaacaaccagaggtgaaagttgAGGTTAAACTTCCAGATTTTGAGGAAGAAAAACCCTCTGCTGAAGTAGAAATTAAAGCTCCTGAATTTGCTCTTCAGACTAGTGATGTTGAAGGATCTCCATCAAAGTTCAAATTACCAACATTCAGATTACCTAAATTTGGTGCTACCTCCCCACAAGTTAGTGTAGAAGAACCTGATATggacaaaaacattgaaattaaaGATGCAGATGTACAACTAGAAGGGGCCAAAGTTGAAGTCAAGCTTCCTGAGTTTGAAGTAAAAGGGTCTTCCACCTCTGTTTCACTGTCAGAAGGTGATGCCAAATCTAAAAAGTCAGGGTGGACAATGCctagtttttcattttcaaaagcaAGTGCTAAAGCACCTGAGGCTGAGATAATCCTTGAAGCCCCTAAAACCGACTTAAATTTACCAGAGGCCAAAATTGAAGTCAATCTTGATATTAACAAAGATCTAAGTATTTCAAAAGAAGATGGAACTGCTCCAGACTCTGAAGCTAAAATTAAAAAGCCTAGATTTTCTTTACCTAAAATTTCCTTTTCAAAGCCAAATATAAAAGCATCAGAGGTTGATGTTAATCTTCCTCAAGTCGATGTTTCTCTTTCAGAAGTAAATGTGGAAGTTAAACAATCTGATTTTGAGTCAAATCAGCCAGAAAGTAAGATTCAGGTGGATGGTCAGGAAAAGATCTTCACATTGCCAAGTCTAGGGTTTAAAGGACCTGACATTGACCTTTCAAAGCCCGATATAGCTGTGGAAGTACCTGAGGCAAAAGTTAAGATCGACCTTCCAGATGTTGAACTGAAGAAAACCTCTACTGAGATAAAATCTCCTGAAATTAAACTTTCCACCAAGGACATAGATGGATCCCCATCACGATTTAAGTTGCCCACATTCAAAATGCCAAAATTTGGAGTTAAAACTCAAAGTCTTGAAGCAGAGATTCCTGCAATGGACACAGAAATTAAAGCAGAAGGAGCTCAAATCACAGTGCCTGAAGATGTGCTTACAGTGAAAATTGAAACACCAATTGTTGATCCCAATATTTCATCAACTGACATTAAAACAAAAGGAGAAGAACATGAACGAGGAGGCAGGAAGTTTAAACTTCCAAGTCTTGGATTTAAAGGACCTGATGTTGACCTGTCTAAGACAGATGTAGATGTGAAACTACCAGAGACAAAAGTTGAAGTTGAACTTCCAGATGTTGAACTGAAGAAAACATCCACTGAGATAAAATCTCCTGAAATTAAAGTTTCCACAGATGATATGGATGGATCTCCTTCAAGATTTAAGATGCCAACATTCAAATTGCCAAAAATTGGAGTTCGAACCAAAAGTCTTGAAGTTGAGAATCCTGATATGAAAACAGATATTAAAGTATATGAGGCTGATATCACAGTTCCTGAAGAATCTCTCAATGTAAACATTGAACCACCAACATTTGACACCAAAGTTGTATCATTAGATGCAAAGACAAAAGACATTGAACATGAAAAAAGAGGTAGCAAGTTTAAACTTCCAAGTCTTGGATTTAAAGGGCCTAAAGTtgacctttcacagacagatgTAGAGGTAAAACTACCAGAGGCTAAAGTTGAGGTTGAACTTCCAAATGTTGAGCTAAGGAAAACATCAACCGAGATAAAGTCTCCTGAAATTAAAGTTTCCACAAATGACACAGATGGTTCACCTTCAAGATTTAAGATGCCAACATTCAAATTACCAAAATTTGGAGTTCGGACCAAAAGTCTTGAAGCAGATATTCCCGATATGGACACAGATATTAAAGTGAATGGTGCTGAAATCACAGTTCCTGAAGACGTTCTCGATGTAAACATTGAAGCACCAACATTTGACACTAACGTTGTATCAATAGatgcaaaaacaaaagacaTTGAACATGAAAAAAGAAGTAGCAAGTTTAAACTTCCAAGTCTTGGATTTAAAGGGCCTGATGTtgacctttcacagacagatgTAGAGGTAAAACTACCAGAGGCTAAAGTTGAGGTTGAACTTCCAAATGTTGAGCTAAGGAAAACATCAACCGAGATAAAATCTCCTGAAATGAAAGTTTCCACAAATGACACAGATGGTTCACCTTCAAGATTTAAGATGCCAACATTCAAATTACCAAAATTTGGAGTTCGGACCAAAAGTCTTGAAGCAGATATTCCCGATATGGACACAGATATTAAAGTGAATGGTGCTGAAATCACAGTTCCTGAAGACGTTCTCGATGTAAACATTGAAGCACCAACATTTGACACTAACGTTGTATCAATAGatgcaaaaacaaaagacaTTGAACATGAAAAAAGAAGTAGCAAGTTTAAACTTCCAAGTCTTGGATTTAAAGGGCCTGATGTtgacctttcacagacagatgTAGAGGTAAAACTACCAGAGGCTAAAGTTGAGGTTGAACTTCCAAATGTTGAGCTAAGGAAAACATCAACCGAGATAAAATCTCCTGAAATGAAAGTTTCCACAAATGACACAGATGGTTCACCTTCAAGATTTAAGATGCCAACATTCAAATTACCAAAATTTGGAGTTCGGACCAAAAGTCTTGAAGCAGAGATTCCCGATATGGACACAGATATTAAAGTGAATGGCGTTGAAATCACAGTTCCTGAAGAAGTTCTCAATGTAAACATTGAAGCACCAACATTTGACACTAACGTATCAATAGat carries:
- the LOC114455945 gene encoding neuroblast differentiation-associated protein AHNAK-like, which translates into the protein MDKNIEIKDADVQLEGAKVEVKLPEFEVKGSSTSVSLSEGDAKSKKSGWTMPSFSFSKASAKAPEAEIILEAPKTDLNLPEAKIEVNLDINKDLSISKEDGTAPDSEAKIKKPRFSLPKISFSKPNIKASEVDVNLPQVDVSLSEVNVEVKQSDFESNQPESKIQVDGQEKIFTLPSLGFKGPDIDLSKPDIAVEVPEAKVKIDLPDVELKKTSTEIKSPEIKLSTKDIDGSPSRFKLPTFKMPKFGVKTQSLEAEIPAMDTEIKAEGAQITVPEDVLTVKIETPIVDPNISSTDIKTKGEEHERGGRKFKLPSLGFKGPDVDLSKTDVDVKLPETKVEVELPDVELKKTSTEIKSPEIKVSTDDMDGSPSRFKMPTFKLPKIGVRTKSLEVENPDMKTDIKVYEADITVPEESLNVNIEPPTFDTKVVSLDAKTKDIEHEKRGSKFKLPSLGFKGPKVDLSQTDVEVKLPEAKVEVELPNVELRKTSTEIKSPEIKVSTNDTDGSPSRFKMPTFKLPKFGVRTKSLEADIPDMDTDIKVNGAEITVPEDVLDVNIEAPTFDTNVVSIDAKTKDIEHEKRSSKFKLPSLGFKGPDVDLSQTDVEVKLPEAKVEVELPNVELRKTSTEIKSPEMKVSTNDTDGSPSRFKMPTFKLPKFGVRTKSLEADIPDMDTDIKVNGAEITVPEDVLDVNIEAPTFDTNVVSIDAKTKDIEHEKRSSKFKLPSLGFKGPDVDLSQTDVEVKLPEAKVEVELPNVELRKTSTEIKSPEMKVSTNDTDGSPSRFKMPTFKLPKFGVRTKSLEAEIPDMDTDIKVNGVEITVPEEVLNVNIEAPTFDTNVSIDAKTKDIEHEKRSSKFKLPSLGFKEPDVDLSQTDVEVKLPEAKVEVELPNVKLRKTSTEIKSPEIKVSTNDTDGSPSRFKMPTFKLPKFGVRTKSLEAEIPNKDTDIKVHGAEITVPEEVLNVNIEAPIFDTNVSIDVKTKDTEHEKRGSKFKLPSLGLKALMLTFQKQM